The following are from one region of the Phycisphaerales bacterium genome:
- the acpP gene encoding acyl carrier protein: protein MTEAEIESKVIDIVAEQMHAEKEKISRDTSFVEDLNADSLDTVELVMEFEDEFETSIPDEQAEQIKTVGQAIDFIKQAHGIE, encoded by the coding sequence GTGACCGAAGCTGAAATCGAGTCGAAGGTGATCGACATCGTCGCCGAGCAGATGCACGCCGAAAAGGAAAAGATCAGCCGCGACACGAGCTTCGTGGAGGATCTGAACGCCGACAGCCTCGACACGGTCGAGCTTGTCATGGAGTTCGAGGACGAATTCGAGACGTCCATTCCCGACGAGCAGGCCGAGCAGATCAAGACGGTCGGCCAGGCCATCGACTTCATCAAGCAGGCCCACGGCATCGAGTAG
- a CDS encoding DUF1444 family protein translates to MTMMPDNPTEFSQQVAQILRRLQPELTIDSIREDELVIAGRRLDLINLFRIVSHDPQRGVEIVEHYLEQLFAGDLMYVNAMSFDIARPRIMPRIQPESIFESLSRRLVAHTPFVNGAVVVYVLDLPQMTVSITTEQLVQWGVNIEELEDIARENLDLYAPEMDVQLVESREGGTAAILAEQDGYDAARLLLGKLYHRLAPSLGGDFLVAIPARDMFVALSREPAEFVQRIQDRVRQDYERLPYPITDQLFYVTRDGVAGTGESKAA, encoded by the coding sequence ATGACGATGATGCCAGACAATCCGACCGAGTTCAGCCAGCAGGTGGCCCAGATCCTGCGCCGCCTCCAGCCCGAGTTGACCATCGACTCGATCCGCGAGGACGAGTTGGTCATCGCCGGCCGCCGGCTGGACCTGATCAACCTCTTCCGCATCGTGAGCCATGATCCCCAGCGGGGCGTGGAGATCGTCGAGCACTACCTCGAGCAGCTCTTTGCCGGCGACCTGATGTACGTCAACGCCATGAGCTTCGACATCGCCCGGCCGCGGATCATGCCGCGCATCCAGCCCGAGAGCATCTTCGAGAGCCTCAGCCGCCGCCTGGTGGCCCACACGCCCTTCGTCAACGGAGCCGTGGTGGTGTACGTGCTCGACCTGCCCCAGATGACCGTGAGCATCACCACCGAGCAGCTCGTCCAGTGGGGCGTGAACATCGAAGAACTCGAGGACATCGCCCGAGAGAACCTCGACCTGTACGCGCCCGAAATGGACGTGCAACTCGTCGAGAGCCGCGAGGGCGGGACGGCCGCCATCCTGGCCGAGCAGGACGGCTACGACGCCGCCCGCCTGCTGCTGGGTAAGCTCTACCACCGCCTGGCCCCCTCGCTGGGCGGCGACTTCCTGGTGGCCATCCCCGCCCGCGACATGTTCGTCGCGCTCTCCCGTGAACCCGCCGAGTTCGTCCAACGCATCCAGGACCGCGTCCGCCAGGACTACGAGCGGCTGCCGTACCCGATCACCGATCAACTCTTCTACGTCACGCGTGACGGCGTGGCGGGGACCGGAGAGTCGAAGGCGGCATAA
- the fabF gene encoding beta-ketoacyl-ACP synthase II, translating into MGSHATNQHKVVITGVGAITCMGPDPQSAWAAMRDGVSGITRLEGDEFARFEGQWSAHVAGQVKDWNPGEHIDPREAKRLDRSAQFGMAAIAQAVKMSGIDFSSMEPERAGVAFGTGVGGIATIEDGHSILLDRGPKRLSPLTVPKLMVNATAGNASISYGLRGPATAMATACASSGNALGEALETIRRGRTDVMIAGGTEAAITPLCVGAFQAMKALSGNQEPDKASRPFDADRDGFVLAEGAAAFLLETEAHAKARGATILAEMVGWAASADAYHITAPDEAGRGARQAMTWALEDAGLKPQDIGYINAHGTSTPLGDSAEVAAVLDVFGDHARKSKGGSLLMSSTKSVHGHALGASGAVELIGCIHALREGLVPPTINLVNPEAHFDIDLVPNEARKSPVRYAMNNTFGFGGHNVSLIVGRYDG; encoded by the coding sequence ATGGGGAGCCACGCCACGAACCAGCACAAGGTCGTCATCACCGGTGTCGGGGCCATCACCTGCATGGGTCCCGATCCGCAGTCGGCATGGGCTGCCATGCGCGACGGCGTCTCGGGCATCACTCGCCTCGAGGGCGACGAGTTCGCCCGCTTCGAGGGCCAGTGGAGCGCCCACGTTGCCGGCCAGGTGAAGGACTGGAACCCGGGCGAGCACATCGACCCGCGTGAAGCCAAGCGGCTCGATCGCTCGGCCCAGTTCGGCATGGCCGCCATCGCCCAGGCCGTCAAGATGTCGGGCATCGACTTCTCGTCGATGGAGCCCGAGCGCGCGGGTGTGGCCTTTGGCACCGGCGTGGGCGGCATCGCGACCATCGAGGATGGACACTCCATCCTGCTGGATCGCGGGCCGAAGCGGCTGAGTCCGCTGACCGTTCCGAAGCTGATGGTCAACGCCACGGCGGGCAATGCATCGATCAGCTACGGCTTGCGCGGTCCGGCCACGGCGATGGCCACCGCGTGCGCGAGCTCGGGCAATGCCCTCGGTGAAGCGCTCGAGACCATCCGCCGCGGACGCACCGACGTCATGATCGCGGGCGGGACCGAAGCCGCCATCACCCCCCTATGCGTGGGCGCGTTCCAGGCCATGAAGGCCCTGAGCGGCAACCAGGAGCCCGATAAGGCCAGCCGACCGTTCGACGCCGATCGAGACGGGTTCGTGCTCGCCGAGGGCGCCGCCGCGTTCTTGCTGGAGACCGAAGCCCACGCCAAGGCCCGGGGCGCGACGATCCTGGCGGAGATGGTGGGCTGGGCGGCCAGCGCTGACGCCTACCACATCACCGCGCCCGATGAGGCCGGCCGGGGCGCCCGCCAGGCCATGACCTGGGCGCTCGAAGACGCGGGCCTGAAGCCCCAGGATATCGGCTACATCAACGCCCACGGCACCAGCACCCCCCTGGGCGACAGCGCCGAGGTGGCGGCCGTGCTGGACGTCTTCGGCGACCATGCCCGCAAGAGCAAGGGCGGTTCGCTGCTCATGAGCTCGACCAAGAGCGTGCACGGCCACGCCCTTGGGGCCTCGGGGGCGGTCGAGCTCATCGGCTGCATCCACGCGTTGCGCGAGGGGCTCGTGCCGCCGACCATCAACCTGGTCAACCCCGAAGCGCACTTCGACATCGACCTGGTGCCCAACGAG